Sequence from the Neorhizobium sp. NCHU2750 genome:
GTCGTCAATATCCACTCGTCCTTCTCGCGGCGGGCGGCCGTGACAGGACAGAAGCGGATGACTTTCGCGCCCATGTCACGCGCACCCTTTGCCAGCGCCTGGGTAAGCTGAGCCGGGTCTATATCGCCATCATAGGGATCGTACAGTGCGCCGGTCAGTTCGTGCGTTTCAAGGAAAGGATATTTCGAGCGCATTTCGTCCGGCGAGAGAATATCCAGGTCCATGCCTTGGTAACGTCCCATCCCGACGACACACTTGAATTCGCGCAGACGCTCGCCGGTGTGTCCAAGGCGAAGCGAGCCGGTTACGTGGTAGTTCATCGGATAATCGACGAGCTTGCCGAGGTCGCGGTAGAGCGTGGCGGAATAGCGCTGCATGTTCATGATCGACCAGGAAGACGAAAAGGTCGGCACATTGCCGGCCGCATGCCATGTGGAACCGGCGGTCAGCTCGTTTTTCTCCAGTAGAACGCAGTCCGTCCAGCCTGCTTTTGCGAGATGATAGAGCGACGACGCGCCCACCGCACCGCCACCGATAATCACCACGCGCGCCCGTCCCGGCAATTCCGACATGCTTCAGATCCCCTTGTTTTGAAGGGAGGTTCGCAGGCGAATTGACGTTCATCAAGCAGGCAGAAACTGCTTTATTGATCGAGAATTTCGATTAGCGTGGCACTGGTTGTCTTCTGCGGAGTTGAGTATGCAGATCGAGTTGATCGAAACCTTTCTGGATTTGATGGAGACGCGCAGCTTCAACCGCACTGCCGAACGCATGAACCTCAGCCAGTCGAGCATTTCTCACCGGGTCAACGCTCTGGAAGCCGATCTGGACTGCAAGCTGTTTGTCAGGGGCAAGGGTGGCACGGTACCGACGGCTGCGGCGTTACGGTTTTTTGACCACGCCAAGGCCTTGCAGCAGAACTGGCATGAAGCGCTGAGGGCCGTGGAAGCGGCCGGCAGCTACGAACAGTCGATGCGGATCGGCATGCAGCATGATGTGGCAGAAGTCATCGGTGCGGAGTTTCTCAAGGCTTTGCGCAGGGAAATGCCCGGCACGTCCTTTTATCTCGAAGCGGATTATTCCAACCAGATGAACCGCGATCTCGGGGCGGGCGATCTGGATCTGGCTGTACTTTACACGCCTCACCATCTGCCTGATCTGCACTATGAGCGTATCGCCGATCTCTCCTATATGCTGGTCAGCACGAAAACCCACTCGCTGGAGGAGATCCTTCCCGATGATTATATCTACGCCAATTATTCGCCGGCCTTCGACCGTGCTCATCGGATGGCGATGGCACATTTGACCGCTGCTCCGCTCACGACGGGTCGCAATATGATGGTGCGCGATCTGTTACTGACGCTCGGCGGTACGGGCTATGTGCTGAAGGCGACCGCGCAGGAGATGATTTCTACCCGAAAAGCCAGCGCGGTCTCTGATGCGGTCGATCTCATGCAGACGGTATATGTCGCAACCACAGTCCGTTCGAGGCATCGTTCGCCACATCGCCGCGTGCTCCAGATCCTCTCGGAACTGGCGCAGCGCATATAGGTAAACAAATGTGATTATCTGGCATTTTTTATGCTTTGTTTTTACCAGTAACAATTCGCATTCATTGAAATCGTTGGCGTTTTTTGTTGGATTATCGTTAATACTTTGTGTGTTACAGGATTCACGACAGTCTGAAGCTGTATTACCATCGGTGTTGCGAGATGATTCGCAATAACGCTGATGATTAGCGAGGTTACATTGAACACATTTAGTCATGCTCAGGATCATGGCGGTTCAATCGAACACTGGGCCATGAATCGCGCACACCAGATCGTCGTCCATCAAGGCATGCGCCTTGTCGAGGCGGCTCAAAGCCTGGACAGAAAGCAGACAAGCGCCAATACATATGCCCTTCGCGCCGCGATCATGGAGTGCCTGATCGAGGCGATGCGCGAAGGTCCACATCCCATGGCGGCAGAATAAAATAGTCACCGAAAGTTTACCCTTGGGACTCGGGTGGTCCAAGGCGAGGCATCGCCCCTGCTGCATCCTGTGTTACAGTCCGGCAATCGACACTGCAGTGAATGGATTGCCATGCTTACAACACTTGCAATGTTAATGAGCCTGTCCGCGGTCAATACTGTTATGGCGCAAGCGGACAACGAGGTCGACGTCCAACTGGTGCTGGCGGTCGATACATCCCGCTCGATGGATAGCGAAGAGGCCCAAATTCAGCGTGAAGGCTATGTGTCGGCGCTGAAGCACAAGGAATTCATCGACGCGGTGAAGGACGGGCTGACCGGAAAGATCGCCATCAGCTATTTCGAATGGGCCGGAGATGTCGTTCCCGGGTCGGTGATCGATTGGCAGGTCATCGAAAACGAGCAGGATGCCATCGCCTTTGCCGACAAGCTTGAAGCGCGTCCGCTCGAGATGCAGCGGCGAACGTCGATTTCGGCTGCAATCGCCCAGGGCGCGGCGATGCTGGTTTCAGGGCCTTATCACGGCATCCGCAAAGTGATCGACATCTCGGGAGATGGTCCGAACAATTCCGGCAATCCGGTAGCACCCGCACGCGATAAGGCTGTCGAGGCCGGGATCATCATCAATGGCCTGGCGATCATGCTTCGGCCATCAGGCACGCCGGGCGGGCTCGATCAGTATTATGGAGATTGCGTCGTCGGAGGCCCGGGATCCTTCGTACTGCCCGTCCACAACATCGACGACTTTGCCGTCGCGGTCCGCCGGAAGCTGGTGATGGAAGTCAGCGGCATCGGCGCGCCGCCTGCTGTTCGCCGCATTGCAGACAAGCCAGCCATGTCGGATTGCCTTGTGGGAGAAAAGCAGTGGCAGGATATGTTCGACCGGTGAGAACCCATCAAGCCTTGATCCGTGAATGAAACGATTGTTATCCACTCCGGATAATATGATTTGCGAGCTGCGCCCAAGGGGACGAATATAACCCCGGATATCGAATGGTCGGCACCGCGCTTGTATCTCCCCGGCAGATTACGGCAGAGGAAATAACGTCAAGACGGCGGCGGCTCTTGGATGCCAGTTTGCGGCCAAATGTGTTTGATGGGGTGTAGGGCGCCCAAATGCTCTCCTGTCACATTCGTGCATAGGCCGTGACAATTCGTGTTCCAATTATTTTGGATCATTCTTCCGCCACATGCGTTAGCCAACGCTGTGTTCCCATCCGAACCCGAACGGATGGTAAGAAGACTATAAGGAGTACAGGGATGAAAAAGACACTTGCCGTAGCGCTTGCCGCATTTCCGATCGCATTCGTTGCCACCGCAGCTTCAGCTGCCGACATTATCAGCCGCCGTGACAGCGTACCGGCAGTTCAGGATACGGATCAGCGCGATGGCGTGCGCATCGGTTATCTGGATTGCTCGATCGGTGGCGGCGTAGGCTATGTCATCGGCTCGGCAAAGGAAGCCGATTGCGTATTCAAGTCGACCATGGGCAGTGAGCCGCTCGACCATTACACGGGTGTGGTCCGCAAGATGGGCGTGGACCTTGGCTTCACCACCAGGAGCCGGCTGATCTGGGCGGTCTTTGCCCCGACTGCTGGTTATCACCATGGCTCGCTCTCTGGTCTTTATCAGGGTGCAACTGCTGAGGCGACCCTGGGTGCGGGTATCGGAGCCAACATTCTGGTTGGCGGCACCTCCGGTTCGATCCACCTGCAGACGATCAGCGTGACGGGCCAACTGGGTCTCAACGTAGCCGCCACGGGCACCTCGCTGACGTTGACGCCAGCTGACCGCTAATGCGTTTCAACCTGCCCCGACAATCGTCGGGGCAGGTTGTTCCTGGCTTCGCCCTTGCGAAGCGTGGCGGCGGTCCATAACTTAGCGGAATAGATGCTTCCGTTTTTGAGGCGCATCCGCTTTGATCACTTGGTTCGTTTCAGGATTTCGCCATGGATCTCGAAAAAGTCTTGCGCTCGGTTGTCGCCGTCCGTTCGTCCATTCCGGACAAAGCAT
This genomic interval carries:
- a CDS encoding LysR family transcriptional regulator; this encodes MQIELIETFLDLMETRSFNRTAERMNLSQSSISHRVNALEADLDCKLFVRGKGGTVPTAAALRFFDHAKALQQNWHEALRAVEAAGSYEQSMRIGMQHDVAEVIGAEFLKALRREMPGTSFYLEADYSNQMNRDLGAGDLDLAVLYTPHHLPDLHYERIADLSYMLVSTKTHSLEEILPDDYIYANYSPAFDRAHRMAMAHLTAAPLTTGRNMMVRDLLLTLGGTGYVLKATAQEMISTRKASAVSDAVDLMQTVYVATTVRSRHRSPHRRVLQILSELAQRI
- a CDS encoding DUF1194 domain-containing protein; the encoded protein is MLTTLAMLMSLSAVNTVMAQADNEVDVQLVLAVDTSRSMDSEEAQIQREGYVSALKHKEFIDAVKDGLTGKIAISYFEWAGDVVPGSVIDWQVIENEQDAIAFADKLEARPLEMQRRTSISAAIAQGAAMLVSGPYHGIRKVIDISGDGPNNSGNPVAPARDKAVEAGIIINGLAIMLRPSGTPGGLDQYYGDCVVGGPGSFVLPVHNIDDFAVAVRRKLVMEVSGIGAPPAVRRIADKPAMSDCLVGEKQWQDMFDR
- a CDS encoding DUF992 domain-containing protein, with the translated sequence MKKTLAVALAAFPIAFVATAASAADIISRRDSVPAVQDTDQRDGVRIGYLDCSIGGGVGYVIGSAKEADCVFKSTMGSEPLDHYTGVVRKMGVDLGFTTRSRLIWAVFAPTAGYHHGSLSGLYQGATAEATLGAGIGANILVGGTSGSIHLQTISVTGQLGLNVAATGTSLTLTPADR